Within Paenibacillus sabinae T27, the genomic segment AATACCCGGTTAAAGTCGAATGCAATCATTTCAAAGGCGGAATCCTGGATTTCCGAAAGCAGGTTGCGGATCATCGCTTTGGTCTGATTCAGCTCCAGATCGCTGATATTGCCCTGCTTCATTTCATCCAGCTGCTTGCGGATGATGTCCAAGGCTTTATTGTAGTTCTGAATTTCGATGCCCGACTGTATGGTGGCGATCCCTTTATGCCCGTCATAACGGGAGGAGGCGTAATAAGCGAGACTTTCTTTTTCCCGGACGTTCACGAACAGCTTGGAATGCGGATAGCCGCCCAGAATGCCGTTGTACATCAGAGCGTGCGCATAAGCGTCGTCTCCGTAGGTTATGGATGTGCGCAGTCCCATGTTCAGCTTGCCTTGGCCAACATCCATCCGCTCTTCCACCGTTCGCACTTCCGTAACCTTCTTTGGTGAAAAATTCGACTGGTAAGGGGAAGCCGACCGGCTGTCAAGCCCGAAGTGCCGTTCCACAAGCTTCTGCACTTCCTCGGGACTGGTGTCACCGACAACATATAAATCAAGAATCGCTCCGTCCAGCCATGCCCGGTAGGACTGATGCAGCGAATCCGGCGTAATGGACTCAAGGTCCGCTCTTTGTCCAAGAGGATGCAGGCGGTATGGCTCCTCGCGGCACATTTCCTCGATACAACGCTCGGCCGCGTAACGGATTTTGTCGTTGACGATGGACTCCAGCTTCTTGCGAACGGTCTCCCGCTCCGTGTTCACATAGGAAGGACGGAAGCTTCCGCCCTCTAGCAACGGACGGGTCAGCACCTCGCCCAAAAAAGCAAAAGACTCGGCCAGCAGACTTTCCTTGCTCTGAACGAACGAGTCATTGATGGTGTCCATGCGGAACTGGATGATCTGATAGTCTCCACGCTTATACACGTCAAAGCCGAAGCCGGCTCCATAAAGCTCCTCCAATCGTTCGCGGAACTGGGTAGTTTCCGGATAGGATGCCGTGCCCCGGCGAAGCACGAACGGAATCAGAGCAGTTGGGGTAACGGTATCCTCGGCGAGCGGAACGCCGGCATACAGCGATATCGCAAAGGTCTTGAACGTCTTCGTCGGCAGTACATGAATGCGTATGCCTCCTACGTTGCCATGCTGAAATACGTGATTTGTCAAGGCCAAAACTCCTTTACGGCTCGGATAAAAAGCTGTTTTACCAAGTTTATGAAGTAATATTTATTCTAAACCATTCCAAACGAAGGAAGCAACCGGAAGACAAGTCTTCCGATTGCTCCCATGGAACTGCCGCCAAAGAACCTGTTTCAGTGGCGGTCAGCAGATCAGATTTTACATGCAAAATATATGCTCGCCGATCGTCTTCACCTGCGGACGCGTCCAAATCCATTTGGAGGTAGCCGTCTTCGGATTGAAGTAATACAGACAGCCGCCCGTCGGGTCCCAGCCGTTCAGCGCCTGCTGAACCGCTTTGCGCGCCTGCACATTCGGCGTCAGATAAATTTGTCCGTCGGCAACAGCGGTAAATGCTCCTGGCTGGAAAATTACGCCGGAAGGCGTGTTCGGAAAGCTCGGCGATTTCGTCCGGTTCAAAATGACGGCTGCGACGGCCACCTGGCCTTCAAACGGCTCGCCCCGGGATTCCCCGTAAACGGCGTTCGCCATAATCTTGAGATCATTCTCCGACAGACCCATCGTATTCCCGGATGCCAGCTCCGCTTTAGCCTTGCCTTTGTTTGTAGTTTTAGCGGTTTTTACTCCGGCGGAAGGTTCCGTAGGACGCCAGTTCTTGGTCGCGTTGTAAAGCTTGAGCTTCGTCTTGGCCCCGACAACACCGTCCGCCTTCATTCCGAACTTCCACTGAAACCATTTGACGGCATTCAAGGTATCGTAGCCGAATTGACTATCTATTTTGTCCGAAAAATAGCCCAGGTGCTTCAATCGCCCCTGCAGCTCGTACACATCCGGCCCCGAAGCGCCGTATTTCAAGGGCGTGGTGCCAAAAGCGGGCAGCGCCTCGTCATAGGCCCCGGTATCGGACGAAGAACTTGCTGCAGAATTCTGCGGCTGTGGTGCTGACGATTTCCCCCCCGAGAAATGTTCGATCAGCGGGACGGACGCAAGCGTAAGGGATAGTACGGCAATGATCCATAGCTTCTGATTCTTCATTTGGCTTCGCTCTACCTTTCTCTTGTAAGTTCTGCATGGATGGCTAACGTTATTATGACGACCGTGAGGGAATCCTATGCACCTTCAGGAACGAAAAGAAAGGATGGACCAAAGCTACAAGTCAAATAAAAAGCGCTCCTTCTGGAATCAAAAGGAACGCTTCTCCATAGCTACTATGAACTGATCCGGTTCTGCTGGTACTGCTCCAGCGAAATCAGCACCTCACGCGGCTTGCTGCCCTCATATGGTCCGATCACGCCTCTGGCTTCCATTGAGTCGATCAGCCTTGCGGCGCGGGTGTACCCGACGCGCATCCGGCGCTGGAGCAGCGATACCGACGCCTGCTTGGCCTCCAGCACGATCTGCACCGCCTGCTCGTACAGCTCGTCCTGCGGCTCCTCAGCTTCCGCCGCCGTATCATCCACTTCAGGGACGATGGACTCGTCATACTCCGCTTCTCCTTGGCTGCTGACGTAGTGGACGATCGCTTCCACCTCGGCATCGCTCATGAAAGCCCCCTGAACACGAATCGGCTTCGATGAGCCCATCGGCATAAAGAGCATATCGCCGCGGCCCAGCAGCTTCTCTGCTCCCGCCATGTCCAGAATCGTCCGCGAATCCACCTGAGACGATACGCCAAAGGCGATCCGCGAAGGAATATTCGCCTTGATGACGCCGGTAATGACGTCTACCGAAGGGCGCTGAGTGGCGATAATCAAATGGATACCGGCCGCCCGTGCCATCTGCGCCAGACGGCAAATGGCGTCCTCCACATCGCCTGCGGCAACCATCATCAGGTCGGCAAGCTCGTCCACAATAACGACGATATACGGCAGGACAGCCGCCGGATTATCCTTCATAAGCTGGTTATAGCCTTCAACATTCCGCGTCCCGGATTTGGAGAACAGCTCGTACCGTTTCTCCATCTCAACCACGATCTTCTTAAGCGCCAGGCTGGCGCGTTTCGGGTCTGTTACTACGGGAGCCATTAAATGGGGAATGCCGTTGTACACATTAAGCTCAACCATCTTGGGGTCAACCATTAAGAATTTGACCTCGTCCGGCTTGGCCTTGTACAGAATGCTTGTAATAATGCCGTTAATGCAGACCGATTTGCCCGATCCGGTCGCTCCGGCAACAAGCAAATGGGGCATCTTGGCAAGGTTGCCGATGATGGTCTGCCCGGAAATATCCCTGCCGAAGGCAATGGTCAGCCTGGCGTCGGCTTCCTGGAAAATTTGCGTTTCCATGACTTCTCTCATCGTAACCAGCGATACTTCCGGATTCGGCACCTCGATGCCGATCGCCGATTTGCCGGGGATCGGCGCTTCCATCCGGATATCCTTGGCGGCCAGCGCCAAAGCGATATCGTCGGTCAAATTGACGATCCGGCTGACCTTCACGCCGATATCGGGCTGAATCTCGTACCGGGTAACCGCCGGGCCCCGGACAACCTCCAGCACCTTCGCCCGAACGCCGAAGCTTTCCAGAGTAGCCTCCAGCTTGCGGGCCGTCTGCATGTAATCATTCTGATCCCCGGCTTTGCCCCCGTTGTTAGGCTTGGACAGCAGACGGAAAGGCGGAAGCTTGTACGGCTTAGGCGGCGGTACAGGCTTAGGCGCCTCGACTACGGGCAATTCTTCGCCCGTCTCGTTCAAGCCGCCTGAAGCAGCTTCCGTCGGCGCTATGCCGGTATTCTCAGCAGGGACTCCATCCTCCGTCTCACTCGTAATACCGGAGGCGGGGGCCGGCTTCATGCTGCTGCGCGCAGCCGGCGAGAACTCTCCCCACTCCTCCCGATCCTCGTCGCTTAAGCCTTCCGAGCGGATATGCTCGAAGAAATCGCGAATGATGGGAGTTGCAGGCTCCAGCTCTTCACTGTCGAAATCAAAATCGTTGTCCTCACCCGAATCGGACCAATCCGAACGAGAGTTCACGCCCGAAATAATCGGAACATTGTCCCAATCCGGCTTCTTCCCGTGTTCTTCGTCAGTCGCCATAGAAGCTTCCGATCCGGAACCCGGAGATTTTCGTTTGATCAGCTTATCGAAGAATTGCGGCTTCTTTCGATTAGGGAGAGAGGTTTCTTCCTCATCATCTTCGTCATCGTCATCTTGTGAGGATTGTGAACGGAGCTTCGCCCTGTCTCCGCTCCGGTTCGATACCGGCATCGCCTGCGGGCGGCTTGCAGCGCGGAGGCGGATGCCCTCAGCAAGCTTGACGGCCCGGTTTCTAAGCAAGCCGAACAGCTCGATGTAGGAGAGGTTCGTCACCAGCATAAAGCTGATCGCCAGCATGACGATCATGAGCAGCTTGGCACCAAGCGTTCCGAACAGCCACAGCAAAAATGCGAATTCCAGACCGCCGACATAACCGCCGCTGATATCTTTGCCCAGCATGTATACGCTGGTACCGTTTGCGGAGGGTAACAAAGCGCCGGCGAGATCCTTCCGGGTCTGGGACAGCACATTGCCGGGATCGAGCATGGACAGCGGTCCAAGCTTCTGCTCCATGGCGGAGATGCTGCTCATCAGGCACATCGAAAGCACCAGCAGCAGTACGCCGCTGTGTCGGCTGTTCCAGTTCGAAGGCCACTTCCGGTAAATCATCACCATTAATCCGTAATAAATGCCGACTAGAGGCAAAACGAAATAGAACCGGCCAAGCAGGTAACCGGCCAAACTCGATAACGAGCGTCCTACTGCCGCCTCGCCGGATAATGCAATAACCGAGAAGGTAATCAGGAGAATGCCGTAGATTTCATATTTTAAAACGCTGCCCAGCAGCGCCTTCTTTTTTTTCCGTCTTTTCCGTTTCGCCACGCCAGTCACCTCCGAAACAGTATTATACCATATAATGGCGTGGCGTACCTATGTTCTCTTTTGTCGGAAAATGCGGCTCTTTCTACGAACGATTATCCTCAGCCCCCGGACGGAAATGAAATGATTTGACCCGGCGCAAGACCGGGTTCCAGATAGCGGCCAAGCGGACAGTTCAGCAGTCTTACGATTCGGGCTCTTCCTTCGCTCAGCGGTTCCACCTGCATTAGAATGCCCTGTACAGTGACTTCAAGCATGGAAGGAGGCGCCTGTATTGCCCCTTCCCATACCTGATCCGCGGATATAACGGAGTACAAGATCATTGGGTCAACCCTCCCGTATCAGCAGGCGCGCCTTTAAGCGCGATCAGCTCGTTTAATTTCGCCATGGCGGTTCCAATTCCGCCCACTTCGTCCATCAGGCCGAACTTAACGGCATCGCTGCCCCCGACCGCCGTTCCGATGTCCCGGTTAAGCTCGCCTGTCTTGAACATCAAATCCTTGAAGCAATCGACGGATATCCGGGAATGGGACGTTACGAACCGGACAACGCGCTCCTGCATTTTCTCCATGTACTCAAATGTCTGCGGCACACCGATCACAAGGCCGTTCATCCGAATCGGATGGATCGTCATCGTTGCGCTTTCCGCTATGATCGAATAGCTGGACGAAACGGCGATGGGCACACCGATGCTGTGGCCTCCTCCGACGACAACCGTTACGGTCGGCTTCGACAGAGACGCGATCATTTCGGCAATGGCGAGCCCCGCTTCCACATCTCCGCCCACCGTATTCAAAATAATAAGCACACCCTTAACCGTCTTGCTCTGCTCGGCAGCGACCAATTGAGGGATAATGTGTTCATATTTGGTTGTTTTGTTGTGAGGGGGCATGACGATATGCCCTTCAATCTGTCCGATAATCGTTATGCAAAAAATTTCCGGCTCGACCACCGGAGCAGCCGTTTGTCCGAACTCTTTCACCATGCCGACCGTACCCGCAGCCTGCTGGGTCTGTTCGTGGCCCGGCTCCTCTCCCGCAGGAGCCTGCTCTTCGTTAAAGTTTGTTATCTTGACAGGTTCAAAGCTCTCCATGCTCAGCGCTCCCTTTTTCGCCTGCTCTCTTAGCTCTTTGGCAGGCTTATGGTAATGAATCTCCCGGTTAGTATGACTAAACGGCCCCCGCCATTATGCAGTCTCTCATGAAAGCCTGGAGCCGCTGCCGCATAAATACGAAAAAGCCCCTCTCTGCCGGAAACCGTCCAATATTTCCGGTGAAAGAGGGGCTTTATCGAGTTCAGCTTAAATGGAAAATAAACTTAGACTTCCATGATGATCGGCAGGATCATCGGTCTGCGGCGGGTTTGCTCATACAGGAAACGTCCAAGTGCATCCTTGACGCTTGTCTTGAGCGAAGCCCATTCATTGACCTTCTCGCTCATCAGGCGCTGCAGGGTGCTGGAGACAATCCGGTTGGCTTCGTCAAGCAGACCTTCCGATTCGCGAACATACACGAAGCCGCGCGAAATGATGTCAGGTCCCGAGACGATGGCGCCGTTCTGCTTGCTCAGCGTGACGACGACAACGAGAATGCCGTCCTGCGACAGCAGCTTGCGATCGCGAAGAACGATATTGCCTACATCGCCGACACCCAGGCCGTCGATCAGCACATTGCCGGAAGTGACCTTGCCGGCTTTGCGGGCCTGGCCGCCTTGAATCTCAACCACTTCGCCAAGCTCCGTGATGAAGATGTTGTCCGGGTCAACGCCAACGGACTGCGCCAGCAGAGCGTGTCTGCGTTGCATGCGGTATTCGCCGTGAATCGGAATGAAGAATTTCGGCTTCATCAGGTTGAGCATCAGCTTCAGCTCTTCCTGGCTGCCGTGTCCCGATACGTGCACGCCGGAATTCGAACCGCTGTAAATAACGTCCGCTCCCAGGCGGAACAGTTCGTCAATTGTGCGGCCGATATACTTCTCATTGCCAGGGACCGGAGTTGCCGCGATGATAACGGTGTCGCCGGGCAGAATGTCCACTTTGCGGTGGCTGGAGCGCGCCATGCGGGTGAGCGCCGACATCGGTTCGCCTTGGCTGCCCGTGCAGAGCACGACAACCCGGTTGGCCGCCATCCGGTTCATTTCTTCCGGTTCGATCAGCATGCCGTCGGGCATGTTCAGGTAGCCAAGCTCGGAAGCGATCGATACAACGTTAACCATGCTTCGGCCGATTACGGTAATTTTGCGGCCGGTCTGCTCTGCAGCATTGACGACCTGTTGAATACGGTGCACGTTGGAGGCGAATGTCGCCACCACTACGCGCTGTTCGGCTTTGCGGAAAATATCTTCGAGCACAATCCCGACATTTTTCTCCGATGGAGTAAAGCCCGGTTTCTCGGCGTTGGTGCTGTCGGACAAGAGCGCAAGCACTCCCCGCTGTCCGATTTCGGCCATCCGGTGCAAATTCGCAAATTGACCATTGACTGGGGTATGGTCAAACTTGAAGTCGCCCGTATGAACCACGTTGCCTTCCGGAGTCTCTACACACACGCCGACAGAATCGGGAATGCTGTGATTCGTTCTGAAGAAAGTTACGACCAGCGAGCTGCCTAGCTTGATCTCCGAATCTTCGTTGATCAGAATGCGCTTCGTTTCGCCGAGCAGGTTCGCTTCCTTCAGCTTGTTCTCCACCAGACCGAGCGTCAGCTTCGTTCCGTACACCGGAACGTTCAAATGCTTGAGGACATAAGGCAATCCGCCGATATGGTCCTCGTGGCCGTGCGTAAGCACAATGCCTCTTACCTTGTCGCGATTCTCCGTCAAATAGGAAATATCCGGAATAACGATATCAATACCGAGCATATCCTCTTCAGGGAACTTCAGTCCCGAGTCCACGACGACAATGTCGCTGCCGTATTGTACCACGTACATGTTCTTCCCGATTTCCCCGACTCCGCCCAATGCGAAAATCATCAGTTTATCATTGTTGTTTTTTTTGGACAAATGAATCTAACCCTCCTATTAATGTTGGACGTCATATGTTATTTGAATCAAGAACTTCAATTCATTAGCGGCATTGAACGTAAACCAAAAGCAAAAAATCCCCCGTAAAGAAGAAAAAGGGCGTAAAGGCGCAAAAAATAAAAGCCTAATAAGAGCTTCCGCCCGCGGTCGGCACATTTCTGTAATCGAACCTATGCCGTCAAGCATTCAGCCGCGACCCTCACAGCGCCTTTATCGACAAAGCACGTCCAGGTCTGGAAAAATAATCCTTTGGTTTCGGACAGACCTTTAGTGTTAGACATGACGGAAGAAATTGCCGCATATTCAATTTTAACCGCACCCAGTCACTTAACAACATTATACATGATATTTTTGTCAAAAGACAAGTCGCGGGAATTAGATACCCGTATTGTTTCCGCTAAAGCGGGGCATTATTTCAGACTGTCCAAAAAAACATACAAAAAACCGGCCCTCATTACGAGAACCGGTTCACTCCAGCCGAACGGGTTGATTCAATTTCTACAATACCAACTTTCTGATAAATTCCGCTTCCGCCTCGTTCGGGGGGGTCAAAGGCAGGCGGACCGAGCCGACGTTGATTCCACGAAGCTCCAGCGCGTATTTGACGGCGGACGGATTCGGCAGCGGCTGCGGACATTCAAACAATCCTTTAAAAATCGGGAACAGCTCACGATGAACCTTTCCGGCGTGCTGCACGTCCCCTGAAAGGTAAGCTGAAATCATCTCGGCCATTCTTGCCCCTTCGAGATGGCTTGCCACGCTGATAATTCCGTGTCCGCCAACAGCCAAAGCCGGAAGCGCCGAAGAATCGTCTCCGGAGTAGACAAGGAAATCATCCGGACATCCGGCCGCGATCAAGGCGACATGATCCAGCGACGCACACTCCTTCGTCGCTACAATATTCGGGATTTTCGAGAGCCTGATCGTCGTATCTGCGCTCATACAGATTCCCGTTCGGCTCGGAACATTGTACAAAATAAGCGGAAGGCTGGTCTCTGCCGCAATCGCCGAGAAATGGCGGTACAGCCCCTCCTGATTCGGCTTGTTATAGTAAGGAACGACCAAAAGCGCGCCGTCGACGCCGATTTTCTCCGCTTTTTGCGTGAGCTCGATCGTGTGCTTTGTGTTATAGGAGCCTGTTCCGGCAATAACCTTACAGCGCCCTGCAGCTTTTTCCAAGACAAAGGAAAACATTTGCAGCTTCTCTTCATCGCTCAGTGTAGGCGATTCTCCCGTTGTTCCACAGACGACGAGCCCCTCCGACTTCTGCTCTTCTATCAGGTAGTCGACCAAACGCGATGCGGCGTCCCAGTCGATCTCCCCCTCCTTGTCGTAAGGAGTTACCATAGCTGTTATTAGTCTTCCAAAATCCACCTGAATTCCTCCTGTTAACGGTGTAATTCAAACTTGGAATGCAGCGCGCGAAGCGATTGCACCATATCTTCCTTCTTGACCAGTACCCAGATCGTCGTGTTGGAGTCAGCGGATTGCAGGATTTGGATGTTGTGCACGCTGAGGGCCTCCACGATACGGGCCATGATCCCCGGAACGCCGTTAATACCGCCACCGATTACGGATACCTTGACGCAGCCGGAAAGGCTTTTCGGACGAAGTCCGATTTCTTGAAGCGCCGCGATCGCTTTCTCTGAATGACTGTCGAACACGGTATAAACGGCGCTGGTTGGCGTAACATTAATAAAGTCTACGCTGATGCCGGCATCAGCCATACTCTTGAATATTTGCAGTTGGACTCCGGTTCCATTGCCATCCGGGCAGTCCACCGAAATCTGCGTTATGTTGCTCACATAGGCGATACCGGTTACGTAACGGTCGACGATTCCGGCCTGCACGTCCTGAAAGCCTTCCGGATGCG encodes:
- the yfmF gene encoding EF-P 5-aminopentanol modification-associated protein YfmF yields the protein MTNHVFQHGNVGGIRIHVLPTKTFKTFAISLYAGVPLAEDTVTPTALIPFVLRRGTASYPETTQFRERLEELYGAGFGFDVYKRGDYQIIQFRMDTINDSFVQSKESLLAESFAFLGEVLTRPLLEGGSFRPSYVNTERETVRKKLESIVNDKIRYAAERCIEEMCREEPYRLHPLGQRADLESITPDSLHQSYRAWLDGAILDLYVVGDTSPEEVQKLVERHFGLDSRSASPYQSNFSPKKVTEVRTVEERMDVGQGKLNMGLRTSITYGDDAYAHALMYNGILGGYPHSKLFVNVREKESLAYYASSRYDGHKGIATIQSGIEIQNYNKALDIIRKQLDEMKQGNISDLELNQTKAMIRNLLSEIQDSAFEMIAFDFNRVLSGKERSTEELMSQVEASGAEDVKRAAGTVELDTIYFLTGQKEES
- the sleB gene encoding spore cortex-lytic enzyme, producing the protein MKNQKLWIIAVLSLTLASVPLIEHFSGGKSSAPQPQNSAASSSSDTGAYDEALPAFGTTPLKYGASGPDVYELQGRLKHLGYFSDKIDSQFGYDTLNAVKWFQWKFGMKADGVVGAKTKLKLYNATKNWRPTEPSAGVKTAKTTNKGKAKAELASGNTMGLSENDLKIMANAVYGESRGEPFEGQVAVAAVILNRTKSPSFPNTPSGVIFQPGAFTAVADGQIYLTPNVQARKAVQQALNGWDPTGGCLYYFNPKTATSKWIWTRPQVKTIGEHIFCM
- a CDS encoding DNA translocase FtsK; the encoded protein is MAKRKRRKKKKALLGSVLKYEIYGILLITFSVIALSGEAAVGRSLSSLAGYLLGRFYFVLPLVGIYYGLMVMIYRKWPSNWNSRHSGVLLLVLSMCLMSSISAMEQKLGPLSMLDPGNVLSQTRKDLAGALLPSANGTSVYMLGKDISGGYVGGLEFAFLLWLFGTLGAKLLMIVMLAISFMLVTNLSYIELFGLLRNRAVKLAEGIRLRAASRPQAMPVSNRSGDRAKLRSQSSQDDDDEDDEEETSLPNRKKPQFFDKLIKRKSPGSGSEASMATDEEHGKKPDWDNVPIISGVNSRSDWSDSGEDNDFDFDSEELEPATPIIRDFFEHIRSEGLSDEDREEWGEFSPAARSSMKPAPASGITSETEDGVPAENTGIAPTEAASGGLNETGEELPVVEAPKPVPPPKPYKLPPFRLLSKPNNGGKAGDQNDYMQTARKLEATLESFGVRAKVLEVVRGPAVTRYEIQPDIGVKVSRIVNLTDDIALALAAKDIRMEAPIPGKSAIGIEVPNPEVSLVTMREVMETQIFQEADARLTIAFGRDISGQTIIGNLAKMPHLLVAGATGSGKSVCINGIITSILYKAKPDEVKFLMVDPKMVELNVYNGIPHLMAPVVTDPKRASLALKKIVVEMEKRYELFSKSGTRNVEGYNQLMKDNPAAVLPYIVVIVDELADLMMVAAGDVEDAICRLAQMARAAGIHLIIATQRPSVDVITGVIKANIPSRIAFGVSSQVDSRTILDMAGAEKLLGRGDMLFMPMGSSKPIRVQGAFMSDAEVEAIVHYVSSQGEAEYDESIVPEVDDTAAEAEEPQDELYEQAVQIVLEAKQASVSLLQRRMRVGYTRAARLIDSMEARGVIGPYEGSKPREVLISLEQYQQNRISS
- a CDS encoding YlzJ-like family protein, whose translation is MILYSVISADQVWEGAIQAPPSMLEVTVQGILMQVEPLSEGRARIVRLLNCPLGRYLEPGLAPGQIISFPSGG
- a CDS encoding ClpP family protease; its protein translation is MESFEPVKITNFNEEQAPAGEEPGHEQTQQAAGTVGMVKEFGQTAAPVVEPEIFCITIIGQIEGHIVMPPHNKTTKYEHIIPQLVAAEQSKTVKGVLIILNTVGGDVEAGLAIAEMIASLSKPTVTVVVGGGHSIGVPIAVSSSYSIIAESATMTIHPIRMNGLVIGVPQTFEYMEKMQERVVRFVTSHSRISVDCFKDLMFKTGELNRDIGTAVGGSDAVKFGLMDEVGGIGTAMAKLNELIALKGAPADTGGLTQ
- a CDS encoding ribonuclease J, whose product is MSKKNNNDKLMIFALGGVGEIGKNMYVVQYGSDIVVVDSGLKFPEEDMLGIDIVIPDISYLTENRDKVRGIVLTHGHEDHIGGLPYVLKHLNVPVYGTKLTLGLVENKLKEANLLGETKRILINEDSEIKLGSSLVVTFFRTNHSIPDSVGVCVETPEGNVVHTGDFKFDHTPVNGQFANLHRMAEIGQRGVLALLSDSTNAEKPGFTPSEKNVGIVLEDIFRKAEQRVVVATFASNVHRIQQVVNAAEQTGRKITVIGRSMVNVVSIASELGYLNMPDGMLIEPEEMNRMAANRVVVLCTGSQGEPMSALTRMARSSHRKVDILPGDTVIIAATPVPGNEKYIGRTIDELFRLGADVIYSGSNSGVHVSGHGSQEELKLMLNLMKPKFFIPIHGEYRMQRRHALLAQSVGVDPDNIFITELGEVVEIQGGQARKAGKVTSGNVLIDGLGVGDVGNIVLRDRKLLSQDGILVVVVTLSKQNGAIVSGPDIISRGFVYVRESEGLLDEANRIVSSTLQRLMSEKVNEWASLKTSVKDALGRFLYEQTRRRPMILPIIMEV
- the dapA gene encoding 4-hydroxy-tetrahydrodipicolinate synthase, coding for MDFGRLITAMVTPYDKEGEIDWDAASRLVDYLIEEQKSEGLVVCGTTGESPTLSDEEKLQMFSFVLEKAAGRCKVIAGTGSYNTKHTIELTQKAEKIGVDGALLVVPYYNKPNQEGLYRHFSAIAAETSLPLILYNVPSRTGICMSADTTIRLSKIPNIVATKECASLDHVALIAAGCPDDFLVYSGDDSSALPALAVGGHGIISVASHLEGARMAEMISAYLSGDVQHAGKVHRELFPIFKGLFECPQPLPNPSAVKYALELRGINVGSVRLPLTPPNEAEAEFIRKLVL